The following coding sequences lie in one Zingiber officinale cultivar Zhangliang chromosome 2B, Zo_v1.1, whole genome shotgun sequence genomic window:
- the LOC122047085 gene encoding receptor like protein 29-like: MASSCLAKLFACCCCMLVMVHAVDDGEGGAGMETGELLALFEVMGALLQDSGWAQLHPHPCTDTPWLGVQCEMVQDPYLHVTKLHIGPDVASPPCKSSARLSPAILRLPYLKSLSLLGCFLSADDESVPLPPSLFTNASSLEQLVIKSNAGLAGTIPPSLGSLRRLRVLCLSQNGLRGDIPRELGSLARLEQLDLSYNDLAGSIPAEIGGLSSLTILDLSWNGLRGEIPPSIGQLRRLQKLDLSCNNISGRIPAEAGRLESLVLLDLSRNSLAGPLPDGLSGLRQVQYFLAESNPIGTAIPRFLGAIKSLMVLDLSGCGLSGPVPPFLAALGNLTTLSLDRNRLSGKIPCSLETIPNLDQLNLSQNLLTGELAFSDQFVSRLGGRLDVRDNLGLCMDPPSHRNPLLPFYSQAPPCLTTASSISNSGPETNNETMKSISNTLRLNHATLIARLVVVVIIAVASGV, from the coding sequence ATGGCTTCTTCTTGCCTTGCTAAGCTTTTCGCATGTTGCTGTTGCATGCTCGTCATGGTTCACGCCGTGGATGATGGAGAAGGAGGAGCTGGAATGGAGACCGGTGAGCTCTTGGCTTTGTTCGAGGTGATGGGTGCCCTGCTGCAGGACTCCGGCTGGGCTCAGCTCCATCCCCACCCGTGCACTGACACTCCGTGGCTTGGAGTCCAGTGCGAGATGGTGCAGGATCCTTATCTCCATGTCACGAAGCTCCACATCGGGCCGGATGTTGCCTCGCCGCCGTGCAAGAGCTCAGCACGACTCTCGCCGGCGATCCTCCGCCTGCCTTACCTCAAGAGCCTCTCTTTGCTCGGCTGCTTCCTCTCCGCTGACGACGAGTCGGTGCCCCTGCCTCCCTCCCTCTTCACCAACGCCTCGTCATTGGAGCAGCTGGTGATCAAGTCCAACGCCGGCCTCGCCGGGACCATCCCTCCCTCCCTGGGCTCCCTCCGCCGCCTCAGGGTCCTCTGCCTCTCGCAGAATGGCCTCCGTGGAGACATCCCGAGGGAGCTCGGGTCGCTTGCGAGATTAGAGCAACTCGACCTCAGCTACAACGATCTCGCCGGCTCCATCCCCGCGGAGATTGGCGGCCTTTCGAGCTTGACCATCTTGGACCTGAGCTGGAACGGGCTGCGAGGCGAGATCCCTCCTTCAATCGGTCAGCTGCGGCGGCTCCAGAAGCTCGACCTGAGCTGCAACAACATCTCAGGGAGGATCCCAGCCGAGGCAGGCAGGTTGGAGAGTCTTGTCTTGCTGGATTTGAGCCGCAACTCCTTGGCAGGGCCTCTGCCGGATGGATTATCAGGTTTGAGGCAAGTCCAGTACTTCCTCGCCGAGAGCAACCCGATCGGCACAGCCATCCCTCGTTTTCTTGGGGCAATCAAGAGCTTGATGGTGCTCGACCTCTCAGGCTGCGGGCTCTCAGGCCCCGTGCCGCCATTTCTTGCTGCTCTCGGCAACCTCACGACCCTGTCCTTGGACAGGAACAGGCTCAGTGGCAAAATTCCTTGTTCGTTAGAGACAATTCCCAACCTCGATCAACTCAACCTCAGTCAAAACCTCCTCACCGGGGAGCTTGCTTTCTCCGACCAGTTCGTGAGCAGGCTCGGGGGGAGACTGGATGTGAGGGACAACCTAGGGCTGTGCATGGACCCACCCAGCCACCGGAACCCTCTTCTCCCATTCTACTCGCAAGCTCCGCCATGTCTGACCACTGCCAGCTCCATCAGCAACAGTGGCCCAGAGACAAACAACGAGACAATGAAGTCGATTTCCAACACTTTGAGATTGAATCATGCCACACTCATTGCCCGCTTGGTTGTGGTCGTGATCATAGCAGTAGCTTCAGGTGTTTAA